GCTGCTTTTGCTCGAGGCGAAAGTATAATGGCGGAGCAGGCATTACCCGTCTATCTTCGGGATAATGTAGCAAAAAAATCTTCAAAAGCAAATATATAAACCATCTTAGCTATCCTACCTATTAGAGGCGTACAGATCGTTTAATGCATGCCCTTATTGCAAGCTCCTAATGCGGCTGCCCTTGACCTTACGGGGGGAGCGCCAGAGCTTAACCCCTACTTCCGGGATCTTGTTACTAGGGCGCAAGATCTAGGCGTTCGGGTGATTGACCAGAGAAAGCATTTCTTGATGCTTTCGTGGCGGCGGTTTTATGGCAGTAAGTAAGCTACGATAAATGGGAAACTCATCCTTGGCAGATGGTGAAGGGTATTGAATGTCGCTCTGTGATTCTCACCGCTGTTAAGCCCGAAGGTTCTGAATGCATGGATAAGAGGGCCAAGCAGTGATTTATAAAGGTCCCTATACTGAAGTCTATGATGAAGAAGGCTATATTTTTCCACGGGGAAAATATATTGCTGTCTGTGGGCGCACCTTTTGTTTTTTGAAGATGGGTCCTTATAAGGACGATTTTATTGGCATTTCTCCTGCCATACTTCAAGAGCCGACGCCCTGGTTGTGTGCCCTCGGGGACTCCGCACCCCATACGAAAAACCAAAAGAGGAATTCACAAGGGGAGTTGCGGTAGCTAAAGCCAGTTTGCCCTTAGTGTGTAACAGCAAGGTCTAATAGCTGTTTGAGTTCGTAGAGTTTCTCTAAAGCTTGCCGGGGAGTAAGTTCATCGGGGTCTAAATCTTGTAGTATTTGAACGGCAGGATGATCCGCAGGGGGCGCAAGCAAGTCTAGTTGAGGGCCGCCTCCATTGATCGATTTTTGCCAAGTATTGTTTTCTAATTCCATAAGCTGTTGCCGCGCCTGGGCAATGATCTCCTGGGGCACACCCGCCAATGCGGCTACCTGAAGGCCATAACTTTGGCTGGCAGGACCTTCTTTCACCGCATGGAGAAAAACGATATGCTCCTTATGCTCGGTTGCTGTAAGGTGAAGATTAACCACGCCGGGAAGACACTCGGGAAGAGTGGTGAGCTCAAAGTAATGGGTCGCAAATAGCGTTAGGGAACGCACTTTGTTTGCCAGGTGGGAGACCACTGCCCAAGCGAGAGATAGACCGTCGAAAGTACTGGTGCCCCGGCCAACCTCATCCAGCAAGACTAAGCTGTGCTCAGTCGCATTATGTAGAATGTTGGCGGTCTCGGTCATTTCGACCATAAAAGTGGAGCGTCCCCCGGCAAGATCATCGGCTGCGCCGATACGGGTAAAAATTCGGTCAATAGGGCCAATGACAGCCCGGCGGGCTGGCACAAAACTGCCAATATGGGCGAGCAAGACAATTAAGGCTGTCTGGCGCATGTACGTAGACTTTCCTCCCATATTGGGGCCGGTAATGATCAGCATCCGCCGTGCTTCATGGAGAGTCAGATCATTAGGCACAAAAGGATCCTCTAGGGTTTGTTCCACCACCGGGTGGCGGCCCCTTTCGATAAATATCCCTGGCTGATCGCTCAATAGGGGTGCCACATATTCCAAGGTTTTAGCCCGCTCGGCCAGGTTATGAAGCACATCCAGCTCCGCCAAGGCGTTGGCGCAGGCCCGCAAAGCGGGGAGGGGTTCCATAAATTGTTCCAATAGCTCCTCGTAAAGGGCTTTTTCCCGCGCCAGCGCCCGTTCTCGGGCGCTTAACACCTGGTCTTCAAAGCCTTTCAATTCCGGGGTAATATAGCGTTCCGCCCCCTTTAAGGTTTGACGACGAATATAGTCAGGAGGCGCTTGATGGGCCTGAGCACGTGTGATCTCAAGATAGTAGCCATGAACTTTGTTGTAGCCTACCTTGAGAGTTGGGATTTTGGTGCGCTCCCGCTCCCGCTGCTCCAATTTCACTAAAAATTGCCCGGCATTGCCGCTTAAATGCCGCAATTCATCTAGTTCCGAGTCAAAGCCGAGGGCAATTACCCCGCCATCTCTAATGAGCACCGGCGGATTTTCACAA
This sequence is a window from Nitrosococcus oceani ATCC 19707. Protein-coding genes within it:
- the mutS gene encoding DNA mismatch repair protein MutS codes for the protein MPANDPQKPHTPMMQQYLRIKAEYPNTLLLYRMGDFYELFYDDAQRASELLDIALTSRGRSAGEPIPMAGIPYHALDSYLARLVRQGESVAICEQIGNPAASKGPVERQVVRIITPGTVTEEALLEARRDNLLAALQKEGDVFGFAVLDLCSGRFNILEVASESAATSELARIRPAELLVSEDLALILVDSKTEAVVRPLPPWYFDRESAQRQLCRQFGTQDLAGFGCEEMKTAIAAAGCLLHYVQDTQRTQFPHIHALQVERQETSIILDPSTRRNLELEESLSGDSGRNTLIAVLDHTATAMGSRLLRRYLHRPLRDQTLLKQRQQALATLLEGGLSDVLQTLLRGIGDIERILSRVALRSARPRDLVQFRQALGLLPKIQESLLQLNRDSLLLQSLQEDLGPFPNLHELLQRAICENPPVLIRDGGVIALGFDSELDELRHLSGNAGQFLVKLEQRERERTKIPTLKVGYNKVHGYYLEITRAQAHQAPPDYIRRQTLKGAERYITPELKGFEDQVLSARERALAREKALYEELLEQFMEPLPALRACANALAELDVLHNLAERAKTLEYVAPLLSDQPGIFIERGRHPVVEQTLEDPFVPNDLTLHEARRMLIITGPNMGGKSTYMRQTALIVLLAHIGSFVPARRAVIGPIDRIFTRIGAADDLAGGRSTFMVEMTETANILHNATEHSLVLLDEVGRGTSTFDGLSLAWAVVSHLANKVRSLTLFATHYFELTTLPECLPGVVNLHLTATEHKEHIVFLHAVKEGPASQSYGLQVAALAGVPQEIIAQARQQLMELENNTWQKSINGGGPQLDLLAPPADHPAVQILQDLDPDELTPRQALEKLYELKQLLDLAVTH